The proteins below come from a single Eptesicus fuscus isolate TK198812 chromosome 5, DD_ASM_mEF_20220401, whole genome shotgun sequence genomic window:
- the SLC39A2 gene encoding zinc transporter ZIP2 isoform X2, whose product MEPVLGVKIGCLFALLVLTLVCGLIPICFKWFQMEAARGRHRQVLSLLGCISAGIFLGAGFMHMTAEALEGIESEIQKIVMQDREWGKFFWRCQFRLYGLSLWRAHHLPGLLLRLLFGVAGIAVLSWSPWRIKSAGGGSGWGSCPWTPQPWTSTLTLTESLSSPHPFALSLLPLGVRRSGCGAADNSSSHRAALSCCPGSQGAHSVWCRTAAGAGRHCVTMGCVLHTVICSHVPPGCSPGAGCCWRGLRRGPRLSPGCVRGCGSWHLLVCHLPRNSAQRASWS is encoded by the exons ATGGAACCAGTGCTAGGAGTAAAAATTGGCTGCCTATTTGCCCTGCTGGTTCTCACGCTGGTCTGTGGCCTTATTCCCATCTGCTTCAAATGGTTCCAGATGGAGGCAGCCAGAG GTCGTCACCGCCAGGTcctcagcctcctgggctgcaTTTCTGCCGGTATTTTCCTGGGAGCAGGATTCATGCACATGACTGCTGAAGCCCTGGAGGGAATTGAGTCGGAGATCCAGAAGATCGTGATGCAG GACAGAGAGTGGGGGAAATTCTTCTGGAGATGCCAATTCAGATTAT ACGGACTATCCCTATGGAGAGCTCATCATCTCCCTGGGCTTCTTCTCCGTCTTCTTTTTGGAGTCGCTGGCATTGCAGTGCTGTCCTGGAGCCCATGGAGGATCAAAAGtgcaggaggaggaagtgggtggGGCTCATGTCCTTGGACTCCACAGCCATGGACCTCTACCCTCACCCTCACAGAGTCCCTTTCGAGCCCTCAtccttttgctctctctctccttccactcgGTGTTCGAAGGTCTGGCTGTGGGGCTGCAGACAACAGTAGTAGCCACCGTGCAGCTCTGTCTTGCTGTCCTGGCTCACAAGGGGCTCATAGTGTTTGGTGTAGGACTGCGGCTGGTGCAGGTCGGCACTGCGTCACGATGGGCTGTGTTCTGCATACTGTCATTTGCTCTCATGTCCCCCCTGGGTGTAGCCCTGGGGCTGGCTGTTGCTGGAGGGGACTCAGAAGGGGGCCGAGGCTTAGCCCAGGCTGTGTTAGAGGGTGTGGCAGCTGGCACCTTCTTGTATGTCACCTTCCTAGAAATTCTGCCCAGAGAGCTAGCTGGTCCTGA
- the SLC39A2 gene encoding zinc transporter ZIP2 isoform X1, with amino-acid sequence MEPVLGVKIGCLFALLVLTLVCGLIPICFKWFQMEAARGRHRQVLSLLGCISAGIFLGAGFMHMTAEALEGIESEIQKIVMQNRTESGGNSSGDANSDYTDYPYGELIISLGFFSVFFLESLALQCCPGAHGGSKVQEEEVGGAHVLGLHSHGPLPSPSQSPFRALILLLSLSFHSVFEGLAVGLQTTVVATVQLCLAVLAHKGLIVFGVGLRLVQVGTASRWAVFCILSFALMSPLGVALGLAVAGGDSEGGRGLAQAVLEGVAAGTFLYVTFLEILPRELAGPEAPLVKWGCVAAGFAFMALIALWA; translated from the exons ATGGAACCAGTGCTAGGAGTAAAAATTGGCTGCCTATTTGCCCTGCTGGTTCTCACGCTGGTCTGTGGCCTTATTCCCATCTGCTTCAAATGGTTCCAGATGGAGGCAGCCAGAG GTCGTCACCGCCAGGTcctcagcctcctgggctgcaTTTCTGCCGGTATTTTCCTGGGAGCAGGATTCATGCACATGACTGCTGAAGCCCTGGAGGGAATTGAGTCGGAGATCCAGAAGATCGTGATGCAG AACAGGACAGAGAGTGGGGGAAATTCTTCTGGAGATGCCAATTCAGATTAT ACGGACTATCCCTATGGAGAGCTCATCATCTCCCTGGGCTTCTTCTCCGTCTTCTTTTTGGAGTCGCTGGCATTGCAGTGCTGTCCTGGAGCCCATGGAGGATCAAAAGtgcaggaggaggaagtgggtggGGCTCATGTCCTTGGACTCCACAGCCATGGACCTCTACCCTCACCCTCACAGAGTCCCTTTCGAGCCCTCAtccttttgctctctctctccttccactcgGTGTTCGAAGGTCTGGCTGTGGGGCTGCAGACAACAGTAGTAGCCACCGTGCAGCTCTGTCTTGCTGTCCTGGCTCACAAGGGGCTCATAGTGTTTGGTGTAGGACTGCGGCTGGTGCAGGTCGGCACTGCGTCACGATGGGCTGTGTTCTGCATACTGTCATTTGCTCTCATGTCCCCCCTGGGTGTAGCCCTGGGGCTGGCTGTTGCTGGAGGGGACTCAGAAGGGGGCCGAGGCTTAGCCCAGGCTGTGTTAGAGGGTGTGGCAGCTGGCACCTTCTTGTATGTCACCTTCCTAGAAATTCTGCCCAGAGAGCTAGCTGGTCCTGAGGCCCCTCTGGTCAAGTGGGGCTGTGTAGCCGCTGGCTTTGCCTTCATGGCCTTAATTGCCTTGTGGGCCTGA